One stretch of Chryseobacterium scophthalmum DNA includes these proteins:
- a CDS encoding cysteine desulfurase family protein: protein MNKIYLDNAATTPLSEEVIDAMVDTMKMNFGNPSSTHSFGQEAKILIENVRRQVADYLHVTPAEIIFTSCGTESNNMIIKSSVEHLGIERIISSPMEHKCVSESILDMKNRKGVDVAYIRPNEKGDIDLAKLEELLKNSDKKTLVSLMHANNEIGNIVDVKKIAQLCKENNALFHSDTVQTMAHMNLDFSDIPVDFASCSAHKFHGPKGIGFAFIRKSSGLKGIITGGPQERSLRAGTENVAGIAGLGKALELSLNNMEAYTEHMQTIKQYTIDRVSAEIPGVKFNGRSSEADNSLYTVVSLLLPYKNPLIGLQLDMKGIAVSQGSACSSGASKPSMVMMMVLSEDEMDDCTPLRVSFSHMTTKDDIDTFVTALKEISKDFVIENTNVEHR from the coding sequence ATGAATAAAATATATTTAGATAACGCTGCTACAACGCCTCTTTCAGAAGAAGTAATCGATGCGATGGTTGATACGATGAAAATGAATTTCGGAAATCCTTCTTCAACTCACAGTTTTGGTCAGGAAGCGAAGATTCTTATAGAAAATGTAAGAAGGCAGGTTGCAGATTATCTACATGTAACTCCGGCTGAGATTATTTTTACCTCTTGTGGTACAGAATCTAATAATATGATTATCAAATCAAGTGTTGAACATCTTGGTATTGAAAGAATCATAAGCTCTCCTATGGAGCACAAATGTGTTTCTGAGAGTATTCTGGATATGAAAAATAGAAAAGGAGTAGATGTTGCTTATATTCGTCCTAATGAAAAGGGAGATATTGATTTGGCTAAATTAGAAGAGCTACTTAAAAATTCAGATAAAAAAACATTGGTGAGCTTAATGCATGCCAATAACGAAATCGGAAATATCGTTGATGTTAAGAAAATTGCTCAGCTTTGCAAAGAAAACAATGCACTTTTCCATTCTGATACCGTTCAGACGATGGCGCACATGAATCTTGATTTCTCAGATATTCCTGTTGATTTTGCATCTTGCAGTGCTCATAAATTTCATGGTCCGAAAGGAATTGGTTTCGCATTTATCAGAAAATCGAGTGGTTTAAAAGGAATTATTACAGGTGGTCCTCAAGAAAGAAGCTTGAGAGCAGGAACAGAAAATGTTGCCGGTATTGCAGGTTTAGGAAAAGCCCTGGAGCTTTCATTAAATAATATGGAAGCTTATACAGAACACATGCAGACTATTAAACAATACACAATTGACAGAGTTTCCGCAGAAATTCCGGGAGTGAAGTTTAACGGTAGAAGTTCTGAAGCAGATAACAGTTTGTATACTGTCGTAAGTCTTTTACTTCCTTACAAAAATCCTTTAATCGGATTACAGCTTGATATGAAAGGAATTGCTGTATCACAAGGAAGTGCATGTTCTTCGGGAGCATCAAAACCTTCTATGGTAATGATGATGGTACTTTCTGAGGATGAAATGGATGATTGTACACCTTTGCGTGTCTCTTTCAGCCACATGACGACAAAAGATGATATTGATACTTTTGTGACTGCTTTAAAAGAGATTTCTAAAGATTTTGTTATAGAAAATACAAATGTTGAGCATAGATAG
- the trxA gene encoding thioredoxin, whose protein sequence is MALEITDSSFQETVLKSDKPVLVDFWAVWCGPCRTLGPIIEEVATDFEGKAVVGKVDVDNNQEISMQYGIRNIPTVLIFKNGEVVDKLVGVTPKEVIAEKLSAHL, encoded by the coding sequence ATGGCTTTAGAAATTACGGATAGCTCGTTTCAGGAAACGGTTTTAAAATCAGACAAACCGGTATTGGTAGACTTTTGGGCAGTATGGTGCGGACCGTGCAGAACTTTAGGACCAATCATCGAAGAAGTTGCAACAGATTTTGAAGGTAAAGCTGTCGTAGGAAAAGTAGACGTGGATAACAACCAGGAAATTTCTATGCAATACGGAATCAGAAATATCCCTACAGTTCTTATTTTCAAGAACGGTGAAGTAGTAGATAAATTGGTTGGTGTAACTCCAAAAGAGGTAATTGCTGAGAAATTAAGCGCACACTTATAA
- a CDS encoding CocE/NonD family hydrolase, whose amino-acid sequence MGNPEFETKLITLSKKLIKVYTEKDSLKYADNYFRLQVLNKDYDGAINTLNKIRYPYVNSYPYYAKTVGFQFEQYILAKQISNSGNFTSNYEQIFTKNYQKLPLLAKQLIPESFKFKEGFSKKEVQKILKDSIMQDSISIKNAVLLCKHFNYHTLISETFSTAIPLLKKLENEEFFVKDSVVVKTKKGNEITLFYVFDKKIKRPKPSILHFSTYIGNNDYFISAAKINADRGYNIIYAFSRGIYLSKDEINPFEFEVEDVNEVIDWITKQTWSDGKVGMIGGSYDGFSQWAATKNLHPALKTIIPAASVGFGIDFPMFNNCFSPYMLRWLTHVKKKTDFDIFENEKKWLSVYNTYYKTGVAFNKLDSIYGKTNSVFQTWLKHPSFDSYWQSKLPYKRDFTKINIPVLTVTGYYDVDQRGAMYYYDNHLKYNKNANHYFVIGPYGHNEAVSGAPSEEYKGYKIDSVANIDLKEISLQWFDYILKGQKKPEFLKDKVNYQVMGTNQWKSASSIDKISNKKLKLYLNKTKLQASKSNLDFISQTIDFRKREDTLQNFDDEKILDSLINKADLKDKIVFESDAFDTSFEINGSITGKVKAAINKKDMDITISAYEKLPSGKYFKLSHEYYARASYTKDNTKRKLLNPGKIETIPVHNTFFTSRKIDKGSKLIIILGIRKNPDGQINYGTGKDVSEETIADAKEPLEIKWYNDSYVEFPISEK is encoded by the coding sequence TTGGGAAATCCAGAATTTGAAACTAAGTTAATTACACTTAGTAAGAAGCTTATTAAAGTATATACAGAAAAGGATTCTCTTAAATATGCTGATAATTATTTCAGGCTTCAAGTGCTAAATAAGGACTATGATGGTGCAATAAATACACTAAATAAAATAAGATATCCATATGTAAATTCTTATCCGTACTACGCAAAAACGGTTGGATTTCAATTTGAACAATATATTTTAGCAAAACAAATATCCAATTCCGGTAATTTTACGTCAAACTATGAACAGATTTTCACAAAAAATTATCAAAAATTGCCTTTATTGGCAAAGCAACTTATCCCCGAATCGTTTAAATTCAAAGAAGGGTTTAGTAAAAAAGAAGTTCAAAAAATTTTAAAAGACAGTATTATGCAAGATAGCATATCTATAAAAAATGCAGTCTTACTTTGTAAACATTTTAATTATCATACTCTGATTAGTGAAACTTTTTCGACAGCCATTCCTCTTTTAAAAAAATTAGAGAATGAAGAATTTTTTGTAAAAGATAGCGTTGTCGTAAAAACAAAAAAAGGAAATGAGATTACCCTTTTCTATGTGTTTGATAAAAAAATAAAGCGCCCAAAACCCTCTATTTTACATTTTTCAACTTATATAGGTAATAATGATTATTTTATTTCTGCAGCAAAGATAAATGCAGACAGAGGGTATAATATTATATATGCTTTTAGTAGAGGTATTTATTTAAGTAAAGATGAAATTAATCCGTTTGAGTTTGAAGTTGAAGATGTGAATGAAGTAATAGACTGGATTACCAAGCAAACTTGGAGTGATGGAAAAGTTGGCATGATTGGAGGAAGTTATGATGGTTTCAGTCAATGGGCGGCAACAAAAAATCTGCATCCGGCTTTAAAAACTATTATTCCTGCAGCTTCTGTAGGCTTTGGAATCGATTTTCCGATGTTTAATAATTGTTTTAGTCCATATATGTTACGATGGTTAACTCATGTAAAGAAAAAAACAGATTTCGACATTTTTGAGAATGAGAAAAAATGGCTTTCTGTTTATAATACTTATTATAAAACAGGAGTTGCTTTTAATAAACTAGACAGTATATATGGTAAAACAAATTCCGTTTTTCAAACATGGCTAAAACATCCTTCATTTGACAGTTATTGGCAATCTAAACTCCCATACAAACGAGATTTTACCAAAATTAATATTCCGGTTTTAACAGTTACAGGATATTATGATGTTGACCAAAGAGGAGCTATGTATTATTATGATAATCATCTTAAATACAATAAAAATGCAAATCATTATTTTGTGATCGGTCCTTATGGACACAATGAAGCAGTTTCGGGAGCGCCATCGGAAGAATATAAAGGATATAAAATAGACTCTGTGGCAAATATTGATTTAAAAGAAATTTCTCTTCAGTGGTTTGATTATATTTTGAAAGGTCAAAAAAAGCCCGAGTTTTTAAAAGATAAAGTCAATTATCAGGTAATGGGAACGAATCAGTGGAAAAGTGCATCATCCATAGATAAGATCAGCAATAAAAAACTGAAACTATATTTAAATAAAACCAAACTGCAAGCATCAAAATCTAATCTTGATTTTATTTCTCAAACAATAGATTTCCGTAAAAGAGAAGATACTTTACAAAATTTTGATGATGAAAAAATACTTGATAGTCTCATAAATAAAGCCGACTTAAAAGACAAGATTGTTTTTGAAAGTGATGCTTTTGATACTTCTTTTGAAATTAACGGTAGTATTACAGGTAAAGTAAAAGCTGCCATTAACAAAAAGGATATGGATATCACCATTAGTGCGTATGAAAAATTACCTTCAGGAAAATATTTTAAATTATCTCATGAATATTATGCCAGAGCAAGTTATACAAAAGATAATACAAAAAGAAAATTACTAAACCCGGGGAAAATAGAAACAATACCTGTACACAACACTTTTTTTACTAGTAGAAAAATTGACAAAGGAAGTAAATTGATTATAATTTTAGGTATTAGAAAGAATCCTGATGGGCAAATCAACTACGGTACAGGAAAAGATGTAAGCGAAGAAACAATAGCCGATGCCAAAGAACCTTTGGAAATAAAATGGTATAATGATAGTTATGTTGAATTTCCAATCTCAGAAAAATAA
- a CDS encoding tetratricopeptide repeat protein, which translates to MKLVIHVFLLSFLLCTISVSGQKTPDDSLSIIIKKANQEIYNNPDNVIKIGEKLLKKEKDTKKLIRIYLLLSTAGFAKRDFDESLKYIYKARELAKKTNDPKIQTSVLMTAAMQFQQMDLLSKSIETLDEVDKYLAELPEDLSLKHFETAKSFALRGMIYKSQANPEIALQEFLIAIKNFKKVPDQKTTFYNQSIVYYNIGACYMMINESKNAQKAFQKSIDFARSIKANSLEAFALKGMSEIPKEKHQNQAALDLLLQAEKLSKNIGDLTLNEGIHREMADNYLAMGKQNLYQVYSKKYLETRLKREQNELSSINHALDIHNFESQKKSKDMITHYHFLIWAAVLSGVIIFGFFFYFVLKIRKRNQRDQEEIKKLFSF; encoded by the coding sequence ATGAAGTTAGTTATTCACGTTTTTTTGCTGTCATTTTTACTCTGTACCATTTCTGTTTCAGGGCAAAAAACACCTGATGATTCATTAAGCATTATTATCAAGAAAGCCAACCAGGAAATTTACAATAATCCTGATAATGTAATTAAAATCGGAGAAAAATTACTTAAGAAGGAAAAAGATACCAAGAAATTAATCCGAATCTATCTGCTTCTATCTACTGCCGGATTTGCTAAAAGAGATTTTGACGAATCATTAAAATATATCTATAAAGCTAGAGAACTGGCAAAAAAAACCAATGATCCCAAAATACAAACTTCCGTTTTGATGACGGCTGCAATGCAGTTTCAGCAAATGGATCTTTTGAGCAAAAGTATTGAAACACTCGACGAAGTAGACAAATATCTGGCTGAACTTCCGGAAGATCTTTCTTTAAAACATTTTGAAACTGCCAAAAGTTTTGCCTTAAGAGGTATGATTTATAAAAGCCAGGCAAACCCTGAAATTGCTCTTCAGGAGTTTTTAATTGCTATTAAAAACTTTAAAAAAGTTCCGGATCAAAAAACAACCTTTTATAACCAAAGTATTGTTTATTATAATATTGGAGCATGTTACATGATGATTAACGAATCTAAGAATGCTCAAAAAGCCTTTCAAAAATCAATCGACTTTGCCCGTTCCATCAAAGCCAATAGCTTGGAAGCTTTTGCCCTGAAAGGAATGTCTGAAATACCAAAAGAAAAACACCAAAACCAAGCTGCTTTGGATCTTTTGTTACAGGCAGAAAAACTCAGTAAAAACATCGGAGATCTTACCCTTAATGAAGGAATTCATAGAGAAATGGCTGATAATTATCTGGCAATGGGAAAGCAAAATCTTTATCAAGTTTATAGCAAAAAATATCTCGAAACTCGTCTCAAAAGAGAGCAAAACGAATTAAGCTCTATCAATCACGCTCTTGATATTCATAATTTTGAATCTCAGAAAAAAAGTAAAGATATGATTACCCATTATCATTTTCTTATTTGGGCTGCTGTGTTATCGGGAGTCATTATTTTTGGATTCTTCTTCTATTTTGTATTAAAAATCAGAAAACGCAACCAAAGAGATCAGGAAGAAATTAAAAAACTTTTTAGTTTTTAA
- a CDS encoding helix-turn-helix domain-containing protein produces the protein MKNKTENYFNCKKTLKNNVFLLFLMFLFPLFICGQKGPDFSILTDKSFQKLYQNPEDCISYSQSLLISDKNLEHKIVLRNILSQAYAMQGNYVQSLNIYNQKEEEESIKKNGQLHFIHLFSEYSLADQYQNLGLYNQSKKIISNILQNQDLLKSRDMKIKTTIAKLYQLQSINFGITRNYQEALQDLNTSDQYLTGRNKENLILIWENKIFRASYLIKQNKLEKAKKLLDEVINEVKNNGDYPFITAFAYENLSHYYFQKEDYDTAIKSLENGRLQIENLPYNNIKIIFYELFTKNYLALNNNEKYHYYNNLYTDLKAKLDANKKEGIQYIVKLVETYNKKNFEIQKQNKIRQFRNTSIIVLFFVLGIIAYFLYESRRSKDLKKQLAFFEKQKEREKSIQLKNKIEKEQKNTEKESSKVSKEKEDEILQKLQEWELSANFLSKNMSISILSAQTEINTKYLSEVINSNKGKNFNAYINELRINHIASLLKNDPAFLNYKVSYLAEYSGFSSHGAFTNVFKSVTGMSPNHYIQEIIKNKRS, from the coding sequence GTGAAAAACAAGACAGAAAACTATTTTAACTGTAAAAAAACTCTAAAAAATAATGTCTTTTTATTATTTTTAATGTTTCTATTTCCGCTATTTATCTGTGGGCAAAAAGGTCCGGATTTTAGTATTTTAACAGACAAATCTTTTCAGAAATTATATCAAAATCCGGAGGATTGCATCAGCTATTCGCAAAGCCTTTTAATCAGCGATAAAAATCTCGAGCATAAAATTGTTTTAAGAAATATCCTTTCACAAGCTTATGCGATGCAGGGAAATTATGTACAGTCGTTAAATATTTACAATCAGAAAGAAGAAGAAGAGAGCATTAAAAAAAATGGGCAATTGCACTTCATCCATCTCTTCAGTGAATACAGCCTTGCCGACCAATACCAAAATCTTGGACTCTACAATCAATCTAAAAAGATAATTTCCAATATTTTACAAAATCAAGATTTATTGAAAAGCCGAGATATGAAGATAAAAACTACAATTGCAAAATTGTATCAGCTTCAGTCGATCAACTTCGGAATTACAAGAAATTATCAGGAGGCCCTTCAAGACCTTAACACAAGCGATCAATATCTTACCGGACGCAATAAAGAAAATCTTATTTTAATCTGGGAAAATAAGATTTTCAGAGCTTCTTATCTCATTAAACAAAATAAATTGGAGAAAGCAAAAAAACTGCTTGATGAGGTTATTAATGAAGTGAAAAACAATGGAGATTATCCTTTTATTACAGCTTTTGCTTACGAAAACCTCTCTCATTATTATTTTCAGAAAGAAGATTATGATACTGCTATCAAAAGCTTAGAAAACGGACGTTTACAAATCGAAAACCTACCTTACAATAATATCAAAATCATTTTTTACGAATTATTTACAAAAAATTATTTAGCACTGAATAATAATGAAAAATATCATTATTACAACAATCTCTATACAGATCTGAAAGCAAAGCTGGATGCCAACAAAAAGGAAGGAATACAGTACATCGTAAAATTGGTAGAAACCTATAACAAAAAGAATTTTGAAATTCAGAAACAAAACAAAATAAGACAATTCAGAAATACATCCATCATTGTTCTATTTTTTGTTTTGGGAATTATCGCCTATTTTCTTTACGAATCACGAAGAAGTAAAGACCTGAAAAAACAACTTGCTTTTTTTGAAAAACAAAAAGAAAGAGAAAAATCTATACAGTTAAAAAATAAAATAGAGAAAGAACAGAAAAATACAGAAAAAGAATCTTCAAAAGTTTCAAAAGAAAAAGAAGACGAAATCTTACAAAAACTTCAAGAATGGGAACTGTCTGCCAATTTTTTAAGCAAAAATATGTCGATTTCTATTTTATCTGCACAAACAGAAATCAATACAAAATATCTTTCTGAGGTAATCAATAGCAATAAAGGGAAAAATTTTAACGCTTATATCAATGAATTAAGAATCAATCATATTGCCAGTTTATTAAAAAACGATCCGGCTTTTCTCAACTATAAAGTAAGCTATCTCGCAGAATATTCTGGATTTTCTTCACACGGAGCATTTACCAACGTATTCAAATCGGTTACTGGGATGTCGCCTAATCATTACATTCAGGAAATCATTAAAAACAAAAGATCATGA
- a CDS encoding fibronectin type III domain-containing protein: MRKHYLFWMILLLPFFKLDAQTYCTPTTGTSTTYYLKNAIFSDQGALYYDATSHQAYVNNSATQMVTSYPGGTVKVHMEFGGSGTKALVWVDWNGNGDFNDFYENPIGISGYSIVDDQFFIPPAQAPGIYRIRVQTGTTLSATSNPCGPNTNGNFVDFSLKIDPTPTCFVPSKLVSSNLTNNTATISWDSPTTVPGNGYEYYYTSSNVVPDASTPASGISTTTSASISGLASFTTYYYYVRSVCSVSDKSAWSLRGTFKTKCDPQTAMFENFDLLANGAYNADCWDRIVLGTGYYSIASSGVNNTKTMTLSASSPANTVIAVLPKFSNVSAGTHWLRFKAKVNAGTGVMDVGYVTNDTDAASFINIQSLSMSNTVFDGYEYTVLIPTTVPVNARLAIRHGGIATAILYLDNVYWEPKATCFAPTNVVLSNVTSATVDVAWTASTPTPAMGYDIYYSTSNTPPTGTTVPNLTGITANSHTIQGLNSATTYYIWVRSRCSTTDQSLWSNISSALTLCAPKTNLFENFDTYNTGLITNATCWGRLVTGIASVNINGTGAYSGTKHIMQRPLNASAMAILPELSNISAGTHSLTFRAYCSANTGVMKVGYVTNPTDIASFVLIQSLNITNTSYATASEYSVEVPNTVPATARLAIYTDSGNLIYYYDDISWAPTVALGVNEISAKQDVVIYPNPFTDIITISGDVELQSVMVYDLSGKMIKQLKGSEKTISLHDLISGVYMVKLNMKNGNSKTIKAVKK, encoded by the coding sequence ATGAGAAAACATTATCTCTTTTGGATGATCTTACTTCTTCCTTTTTTTAAGCTGGATGCACAGACTTACTGTACACCAACTACAGGAACATCCACCACATATTATTTAAAAAATGCAATATTTTCGGATCAGGGAGCTTTGTATTACGACGCAACCTCGCATCAAGCATATGTAAACAATTCTGCAACTCAGATGGTAACGTCTTATCCGGGCGGAACTGTAAAAGTACATATGGAATTCGGTGGAAGTGGAACCAAAGCTCTTGTTTGGGTAGACTGGAATGGCAATGGAGATTTTAATGATTTCTACGAAAATCCTATAGGAATATCTGGCTATTCAATTGTTGATGACCAATTCTTTATTCCGCCAGCTCAAGCACCGGGAATTTACAGAATAAGAGTACAGACCGGGACAACTCTTTCTGCAACATCAAATCCTTGTGGTCCTAATACCAACGGTAATTTTGTAGATTTTAGTTTAAAAATCGATCCAACACCTACTTGTTTCGTTCCTTCAAAATTAGTATCTTCAAATTTAACCAACAACACTGCTACTATTTCTTGGGATTCCCCGACAACGGTTCCGGGTAATGGTTACGAATATTATTATACTTCGTCAAATGTGGTACCGGATGCTTCTACACCTGCTTCTGGAATCAGCACAACGACTTCTGCATCTATTAGCGGATTGGCATCGTTTACTACCTATTATTACTATGTAAGATCGGTTTGTAGTGTTTCAGATAAAAGTGCATGGTCTTTACGAGGAACATTTAAAACAAAATGTGATCCGCAAACCGCAATGTTTGAAAATTTTGATCTGCTTGCTAACGGAGCATATAATGCAGATTGCTGGGATAGAATTGTATTAGGCACAGGTTACTATAGTATTGCTTCCAGTGGGGTAAATAATACAAAAACAATGACTCTAAGTGCTAGTTCACCCGCTAATACAGTAATTGCGGTACTTCCGAAGTTTAGTAATGTGAGCGCAGGAACGCATTGGTTGAGATTTAAAGCTAAGGTCAATGCAGGAACTGGAGTAATGGATGTTGGTTATGTGACGAATGATACCGATGCTGCATCATTTATTAACATTCAATCACTAAGTATGAGTAATACAGTGTTTGATGGCTATGAATACACCGTATTGATACCAACTACCGTGCCGGTTAATGCAAGATTGGCGATAAGACATGGCGGTATAGCTACTGCAATTCTGTATTTGGATAATGTATATTGGGAGCCAAAAGCAACTTGCTTTGCGCCAACTAATGTTGTCTTGTCTAATGTAACCAGTGCGACGGTAGATGTTGCATGGACGGCTTCTACACCTACACCTGCAATGGGTTATGATATTTATTACAGCACAAGTAATACACCTCCTACAGGAACAACAGTACCTAATTTAACAGGAATAACTGCAAATTCTCATACAATACAAGGTCTTAATTCTGCGACGACATATTATATTTGGGTAAGATCAAGATGCAGTACAACGGATCAAAGTTTGTGGTCGAATATTAGCTCTGCATTAACACTTTGTGCACCAAAAACAAATCTTTTTGAAAATTTTGATACTTATAATACTGGGTTAATAACGAATGCTACATGTTGGGGTAGGTTGGTTACAGGAATAGCGAGTGTAAATATTAATGGAACAGGCGCATATTCTGGAACTAAACATATTATGCAGAGGCCACTTAATGCTTCAGCTATGGCGATTCTTCCTGAATTGAGCAATATTAGCGCAGGAACTCATTCTTTGACGTTTAGAGCATATTGCAGCGCAAATACAGGAGTGATGAAGGTAGGGTATGTAACGAATCCAACAGATATTGCATCATTTGTATTAATTCAGAGTTTAAATATTACAAACACTTCTTATGCAACAGCAAGTGAATATAGTGTAGAGGTACCTAATACTGTACCTGCTACAGCAAGATTAGCAATATATACAGACAGCGGAAATCTTATTTATTATTATGATGATATTTCTTGGGCACCAACGGTTGCATTGGGTGTGAACGAAATTTCTGCAAAACAAGATGTTGTTATTTATCCGAATCCATTTACCGATATCATTACTATTTCTGGGGATGTAGAATTGCAGTCGGTTATGGTATATGATCTTTCAGGAAAAATGATTAAACAACTGAAAGGATCTGAAAAAACAATTTCATTACACGATCTTATATCAGGTGTGTATATGGTAAAATTGAATATGAAGAATGGAAATTCTAAAACTATAAAAGCAGTTAAAAAGTAA